The following proteins are encoded in a genomic region of Clostridium kluyveri:
- the speB gene encoding agmatinase, which yields MSKNQLPDASLLPRFCDMGNFMRLQKKENADGLDVGILGIPFDTASSFRTGSRFGPSSIRKISTMIKPNNIIMGVNIVDILNIADLGDVPIVPGYIKESYDAIYKSVSEVLDAGAVPLCLGGDHSITLGELRAVYKKHGKVSLIHFDSHLDLGKSVFGKYYTHGTPFRRALEEGLIDPSTSIQIGIRGSMYDLNDIKISEDLGFEVITAHKLHKMTEEELGEKIKGRVGQGKAFLTFDIDFVDPAYAPGTGTPEVGGFTSHETLSYIQQLKDINFVGCDIVEVAPDYDCSEITAYLAASIGFEFMSILACKKQCL from the coding sequence ATGAGTAAAAATCAATTACCAGATGCTTCACTATTACCTAGATTTTGTGATATGGGCAATTTTATGAGATTACAAAAAAAAGAAAATGCAGATGGATTGGATGTAGGAATTTTAGGAATACCTTTTGATACAGCATCTTCATTTCGCACTGGTTCCAGATTTGGTCCAAGTAGTATTCGTAAAATTTCTACTATGATTAAACCTAACAATATAATAATGGGAGTAAATATTGTGGATATTCTAAATATAGCAGATTTGGGAGATGTTCCAATCGTCCCTGGATATATAAAAGAAAGTTATGATGCTATTTACAAAAGCGTTTCTGAAGTTCTAGATGCTGGAGCTGTGCCTCTGTGTTTAGGTGGAGATCATTCAATTACTTTAGGTGAATTACGTGCTGTTTATAAAAAACATGGAAAAGTTTCTTTAATACATTTTGACTCTCATTTGGATTTGGGTAAAAGTGTATTTGGTAAATATTATACCCATGGAACGCCATTTAGAAGGGCATTGGAAGAAGGCTTAATTGACCCTTCAACCTCAATCCAAATTGGTATACGTGGTTCTATGTATGATTTAAATGATATTAAAATATCAGAAGATTTAGGATTCGAGGTCATTACAGCACATAAATTACACAAAATGACAGAAGAAGAATTAGGAGAGAAAATTAAAGGAAGGGTAGGACAGGGAAAAGCATTTTTAACATTTGACATTGATTTTGTAGATCCGGCTTATGCCCCTGGTACTGGAACTCCTGAAGTTGGAGGGTTTACATCTCATGAAACATTGTCTTATATACAGCAACTAAAGGATATCAATTTTGTAGGATGTGACATTGTAGAGGTAGCTCCAGATTATGACTGCAGTGAAATTACTGCATATCTGGCGGCAAGTATTGGTTTTGAATTCATGTCTATATTGGCATGTAAAAAGCAGTGCCTATGA